The DNA window GGTTGACAGTTGCTCCTAATATGTTTAATGAAACTGAGGTTTTAACATTTATCCTTTATTTCCACATTGAGCCATTCAATAACTATTTAGCAAATACTAACTATGAACCAATCATTATGATAAGCAATGGTTGGGTGTGTCAAATATTATCTCTATTTAAAAAGATTGCAGTTTTCATTTATGGATACTGATGTTTACATTTAGAGAATTAGAGTAGGTTATAACATCATTTAATAAATTGCTTCACTTGTTTCCAAACTTCTTGTGTTTGAATCATATCTTCATGCCTAGATAGTTGCTCTCTGAGACCACATAACTATTTATTTCATCCTTTGTTGCTTTTCTTACACATCAAGACTGAGCCTTGTCACAAGATGGACCATTGTTTGACTGTTGACATGTTTGTACTCTTGAGACTGgatagttttaaaatttctttatctttgcaattttactttctttaagaCACTCAGAAATCTGTTATGTCCTTGAACCCACCATGGATTAGAATATTTACAGGAGATAAAGTGACTCTTTCATGCCATGGGAACAATTCCCTTCAAGAGAACTCTACTAAATGGTTCCACAATGGCATCATCTCTAAGGTGACAACTTCACATTGGGACATTACGAGTGCCACCATTCAAGACAGTGGAAAATATGTATGTCAGAAGCAAGGACTTTACAAGAGTAAACCTGTGTATTTAGAAGTGATGAGAGGTATGTTCTTGGGATATGGGAATACATATCTTTCACGGGAAGAATAATCTACTAGAACAGTGGTTcccaaacttcctaatgctgcagacctttaatatagtttctcatgttgtggtaatcCTAACAATaaaatgttgctactgttatgaatcataatataaatatctgtgttttccaatgctcttaggtgacccttgtggaagggtctctccccccaccccccaccccagaggggtcatgacccacaagttgagaaccactacactAGACGATGGTAGGAATGTAGGTTACTCTAAGAGATTCAGGGCTTCTCACTGAAGacatctctgtctttcttctgcaCCACTCCTTAAGTCCTCTCTCTTAATCATCTATTCAGTCATCAATATAATTCCTCTgctctgtttttttctgtcttaccTAGATATAGACCTGTGTTCTGTGACCAAatggcatgctaggcaaatggaCACTGCAAAGAGCTCTCTATGTACATTGGATCATCATGTTTGAGTAAAGATTTGCTCTGAACAATCTGGAAGCCATGAAAGATTCCTCTATATGTTCCTCATGTCCTTTATTGTTACTAAAACAATTCTATTGTTTATTTTGATACAAATATTGCTTATTTATGACTCTTTTACTGCCAAAAGTTAATGCATCATATCTAGTTTTCAGTAAATGTTGAAATAGCAAACTGTCTTTCAAATGGAAAAGTTACACAATATATTTTTCTTGAGTAAAAAGATACATTTTAGCATCTATAAACCAAATTCAAAATACAAACTAAACCATGCAAAGTAGTTATTTATTTCCTGGTAGTAGACTTTAGAGAAGTCCTCAAAGGGTTTTTCTTAAATACAATATGCTTGCACAAGTTAGATATATTCTCATTCAAAAGTCTCCATTTATGAATGTTTTACAATTCTTAAAATGGCACTAGCTATAGAACACAATTCTTGGAACTTGATGAATCATTATTGACAAATAATCATTGAGTATCTACAAACTCCTAAACCCTGTGTTAGATACTACTGACAAAACAGAACTGGACACAGCCCTGTATCTTGATACATATATCTATACAGGGAAAAgaacagtaaataaaaattaggCAAATAGGTAAAATTTAAGGAAGTATTTTGGACAGCTATCATTAACAACAGAACTGTGAAGCTTCTGTGAATAAAGAGTACACAAAAATAATTCCTTACGTTCAAACATTTTTGGAGGAGAAAGTCTGTCTGCTATCGCTTAACTAGATCCAGCTAGAACAATCTGAAGGGGATTCTGGTCTTTGGGCTTTCCACATGTGGGCTCAGCAGCCAACTGTATGCCATTTTCTGGCTCCTGACTGACTTTTCAGAGGGAGAAAAGATTCACTGTATAAATTTCACGTTatacatattattttgtttttgttctttaatttatCTTATGAACCAAGAAGTGGGTTATTGGACCCCCCTTTAATGAGTCTGTGGATCTGTCTGCCTGctcttctctccctgccccccttcCTCAGGACACTTGTCTATTGTTAAGTAAATAACAATAATGTTATGAATGCTCTTCAGATTGGCTGCTCCTTCAGACTTCTGCTGATACGGTATTAGACAATGAGTCCTTTGATATCAGATGCTATGGCTGGAAGAACTGGAGTCTCCACAAGGTGATCTACTATAAGAATGACCTCGCTTTCAAGTACTTTTATGAAAGCCCCACAATCTCCATTAGAAATGCCAAACTTAATGACAGTGGCACCTATCACTGCACTGGCTATCTTAGGCGGCTGAACTATACATCTGAGAAATTCAGAATTACTGTAATAAAAGGTAAGTGGATACAGAACAAAGTAGCCCATAGCAGGGAAAGAGAAAGTGTACATGTGAGCCAGTATTTGAAGTTAGTACAAGGACATCTGTCGTTGTCTAGAAAGGTCAATAAACTTGCAACAAGGAGACCCAGGACACATCTTCACATCAGAGTCCTTATTTGCTAAGTGCTGATGGTAATACCTATGCACAAGAAGAAATTTTATAAAGATTAATGAGATAGTTTTGTCAAATGGCTTTATAAACTGTCAAGTCCTGTCTGAACATAAAAGATCTCAATTAGCATTTAAGAATTATCTCTTGCTCCTAAGAAGAGTGTTTGTATCTATCAAATTGGAAGTGACTTGGGAAGCTAAAGAAACAAGGATACAAAGAGCTTAGAGAGTCCATATTAGCTGAGGGTGATGGGGAAGGAAACCAACCCCTTGGTGACCTGTGTGTGCAGGTCCTAGAGGATGACAGTGAGCCCGCTGAGGGCAGGCAGGTGGGCTGCCTCTATGGCTCAAAAGAAAAGCTGCTCTTAGCAAACATCATATAAGAGGGGAACTTTGAAATGCTTGCTTTCAAAGGAGGAAATTTTGCTTTATCTTGGTATGCTCATAACTGTctatcaaaaagcaagttggacaAACTTAGAATTATGGTCTGATGTTTAATTATCACCAGTTCCATGCTGTGTCCTTTTGTACTTTCAAATCATCAGCATCATGTTTCCATGACTTTCACTGACTAGAAGAACAGTTAGACAGGGATTATCAGGAAACATTTATTCCCCTAGAGTGATCTAGAGACCAGACTGTGGAACCCAGTATCTTGGGTGTTTGCTCTCTGTTCCTGGATACCCCGTCAGGCTAAGGGTAGAGAATCATGCTTGTGTCCCTCTTAAGGAAGATGGAACTCTGAGccccatttttctgtttcttatctgAATTGTATAATTGTTGTATCTGTGTTCCATTCTAGTTTACAAAAGCAAGTACCATTGGCTACAACTAATTGTCCCACTGTTGGTGGTGATTCTGTTTGCTGTGGACACATGGTTATTGGTCTCAACCGAGAAACAGTTCAAACTAGTCTTGAAGATTCAGAAGACTGGAAAACACAACAAACCTTGAAACTTAACTCCTAATCTCAGCACATACAGGAACTGATCACATTGCTGAAGAGACaattcttaactgtaattttccaCAGTCCTTAATAGTGTCTCATCTGTCAAAGGCCACTCATATTATCCATAGAAAAGTCTGTACCCCAGGATTTGTATAAAGACTTCCTTAAACCCACTGTAGCTTATTAAGTGATGGGTAATAGCAAATGCTCAATAAACACCGGTTTAATGAGTTAAAGAATGAGttgattgttttatttgcatttgtaaaAGTTAAAAGCACAATTTGAATAAAGCAAGTATAGAATCATGTGGCATAGTACCTTTACCAATTCTGGACTTCTtcgtttgatttttttcttctagaagaaagACCCATGAAGGCACAAATTTAAAGTAACCTTTTCTTGTCATTATAAGGAGGTAGCACAGAAGACCTGGTATGATGCCGGTGAGGTTGGCGATGTTTTGTATTCTGCCTTCCATTGCTTGGAGCTTTTGATTCTTGACAAAAATTGAGGTGACTACAAAGCATAGGAAGTTCAGGCCAGGATTCATATGTGATCAATTATAGTTGCAACTTGTATCTTATCACCATAGAGGAACAAGGCAAATGGCTTTTGAGAAATCCAATAAATGACAAACATTGTCTATAGTCCAGgacagcaattctcaacctgtggatcatgacccctttgagtaagtttgaaacaatgaaaatatatcctgcatatcagaaaCTTGTATTATGATCCAtgacagtaacaaaattataggtatgaaggagcaatgaaaataattttatggttgggggtcatcgcaacatgaggaactatactaAATGGTTGcagcattatgaaggttgagaaccactggtgaaGGACCTAATACATTTTGGGGTAGGGAAATATGTTTATGTTTTATCTCTCTCATTTTATTATCAAGCCATTCACTGAAGTCCTGGGCCTGTCCCAGAGTGTGAATTGGATTAAGTTTCTTCCCTGCAAAGACACCCATTATTAGAACTAAAGTGTACAGTATAAGACATGGATCAAAATCTTTATTCTTTTCCCTTCTAGGTTTATGATGTGAGAAAATCTGCTTATATATTTATGAGTCAAGTGTTACATTTCTAAAGTAGTAAGGATTGGCATCATGTCCAGCTCAGCTCCTGCCCATGCTCATGTAGACAATGAGTTGGGGCTTAAGGGAAACTCTAAGGGACAGAGTACACACTGTCAGTGCTGAACTGGAGCTTATGACAGCACATGAAAGTAGAGGGCTTCCAGTTTGTCCAGACTCTGCACCTACTGACACGGTGGGAAAGGCATAAGGGCAATTTGTAAACATTGACTAGACCTGGAAATTCCATTTTGTCAAGAAATGTTAATGGGGTTTACACAGCAATTAATTCAGCTTTTTATAGGGTGAGCATATTACATGACCTTCCTTCTCACACTCCTCATTTCACCCCCATTTCGTATGGTAAGGAACGACTGCATTCCTGTCACATGGATTCATGGAAATAGGTGTGGTGAATACAGAAGAGATTTCTTCCGGAATGCAGGCAGGGGAAAGCCCCTACTGGAAACTCCTGAGTGATTTTATGGGaaactttctctgcttcctgtccaaaCCTTAATTCAGGATAAAGCCTCCAGAACACACTGTTGCCAATATACACAATGCAGAAACATTGTTTCACAGAATTCCCTACAGTGTCCGTGCCTCTGGCATTGAGCTAGACAGGAAGTTTCTCCTTTGTCTCAGACTTGATCCTGATGCCAAATACTCAGAGTTAGGAACCAAGATATGCTTGATGTGGGCAAAAATTCCAGGCTAGATCAGCTTGAGAGACATCCAAAGAGTATATAGGACTCTTGCACATCGCTGTTCACTTTTGCCTCCTCCATCCCTAGTCAAGCTCGGGGTAGCCATGGACAGAGCAGAGGGATGGAAGTTCAAGTGGCTTCTCACTGGGTGCTGGACTGGGCCAGGCCACTGGCAAGTCTTCGAGATTCTGTTTTTCTGTGTGAGAAGGGCCTGGACAAGGCAGTTTCTTGTGTCTCTTTAATCTCAGACACGGCCACTCTTTATTCTAGGCTCAAGCTCAGGAGTCATCTACCCCAGGGCCAGGGTAGATTCCCTTCCATGCTCCATCACTGGGCAACCAGATCTGTCATTACCTTCCTGTAGTGATTGTCATATTTAAATTCCCGGGTAATTTAAGATCTGTGTCtgccatttctgttttattttttagcctTCATGACAATTCACAATCTACTCCAGAAGTAACATAGAAAATTAGCTTAACATTCTAATAGTTACTGGTCCCCAAAATATACTCTTTCTaaaagaatctttttaaaaatatacgtaAAATACTTTGATCTATGTCAAAGAGTATGTTATACAGGTTAGTCAAggaattttatttcttgatttatcATTTTGTCCTCCTGGGTCACCTCTGATCTGCACTAAATTGGTCCAGGACAGAGCATAAAGTAACATTTgctctctcaaaataaataatcacaAATCCTTATGAGTTTCTGATACTTAGGGGATGGCAGATGAACATCTCCTGGCTTGTGACCTGAAGATAAATTCCAAGGATGCCTCCAGAATAAAGATTCAGACAAAAGATATATCAGGAGAGACTGTTTGGGAACTAAGTCCTTAGAAGAAAGGTGAACTTCTCTTCATCAAATGGGAAATGAAGCACAGGTGGGCACCTCTCTACACCTGGAGATGCATTTTCCTGCTTTGGAGGTCAGAAACCCTCAAGACAGCCCAAGTCTATGGATGGCCTcagtctgtcttcctgtcttagATCACCAGCCCAGTTCTAGACAGTTACTTAGCAAGTCCATGCCCCCATCTGGTGTTTCAAATGCCATAGTATTCCCATAGTAAAGCTTTAGTTTACTAATACTCTCAGAATTGCTATCAAGTTCACCTGCATTTACTACTTGCAATACCCATATTCCCTCAGGTGTAGTGTCTGTCTTGTTGATGTtcaatacagcaaggagggtggACAAAAGCCTCTCTGCAATGTGAGGTTGGAATGAAAAGACTCTGAAATTGtagaaaattaaacagaaaaactcagatatttatttcttaacaaaatttcaaaattattgtgTCATGGTAGATATAACTCAGCACTTGTAACAGCAGTGTACTTTAAAACTGAAAGCAAGGATCTCATCCACCTCTACCAGGATAAATTAAGGCTAACAGTTGTGTATTTCACAAATGCCAACTGTTCTAGAAGTGGAATTCTAAAGTGCAGCTGCAGATTGATGACCCCAGGAAAAAGACTCCAAGAGAGAGGCTTGAATGCAGCACCCACATGTATGCTGAGGTGAAAGAAGCAGGGTTCAAAGAGAAATGTGAAACAGTCCCAGCAAAAGCCCTAAATCATCTCACAGATGACAGCTCTAGACAGGAGATagttcttcatcatcatcatagagaagagacaccatggaaTAGACAAACCATTGGAAGCAGCCTATCCCccaaacatgataaaaacacAGATGCAGATCCTTAACATGGAAACTGCCTGAAGGGGACTCACGGAGAGCCTCACTCCAGGGTTCTATGTAACCTGGAGAGTTCATGTGTGGATTCTGAGGTGTACCGTCTGGAATTATATATACATCAGCCTTTGGCAAATTCATCTTCAGGCATAGGATGGCTGTTCCACTGACCATTACATCTGTACTTCATATCTTTACTTAAACTAGAGTCAACAGAATTGCTAAGCTAGTCTTCAAAATTTGTCTTTTAAGCAACTCCATTGAAAGGAGCTGGCTTCACCATTTCTGGAAATCTGGAGATGTAGTAAAGACATAGCACTCCACATTCCTTCTCTGTGCATACTTCATAGTCTAGTCTTTCTTCCTCCAAATGATACATGTTAACTTAAAATTATAGATCATTCATTTCCATAGGTGTACTCTACTACTGTCAAATGGTGGATCTGATGTTCTTTTCACAGTGATATCTACTAGGCCCTTTCCATAACCATTTTCTTTATTCCAGCATTGTAAGGATGGACAAAGCTAACTTTTCAGTATGGTCTTCTTCTGGGTCTGAGTTTTCTCAAGTGTGTATAATAGGACTGTGGATGTCCCGTACCTTGATTCTCTCTGCAGGTGGTGCAGTTTTACTTTCTTACCTCTATGATACCAttcacttcaaagacagacattaagaCTCTTGAACCCCCCAAGTCATCACACAGTATTAATATGATATTCATGAAACagaatataaaaaattatttgacaaaaatatatgtgtttgtatacgAACTATACCAGCAGTTTAGCAACAACAGAAATCTTTCTTGGCCGATTGCCAGAATGGAGATGTATCAGACTTAGAAACTTGATGGATATTAGTGTTTTAATAAATTTGAATTGATATAGTCTACCAATGAGGATCTAGTCTGAGAAATAATCTGGAAGTAGTTTCATCATTGTATCCATATCACAGTGTGTAGctacacatcacacacagtaCCAGTTCAGGGTATACAACCAGCTGAATGGTCTCTGCCATTATATATGAAGTCTATCACTGTATTAAAAGTTACTTGTCACACATGACAGCAACTCACAATATTCTCATGGAGAGTGCAGCCATTTGCTCATGTGAACAGGTCTATACAAAAGGTCTCTGGCATTGAACCAGGTCTACATTTAAAGGAATTTGGCAGGGAAGTGAAAAGGCATTAGTCAACCATGACACACAGTTGGACCAAAGCTTTCAATTAAAAGCCTGTCAAGCCTCTGGCTATAAGTAACCCaagtttataatttttctttctacttatattaagtatataaaaatcattatttcatCCCTCTAGAGCAGAGCCCAGAGGATTCTGATGGTGTAAAAGGAAGCCTCTAGATTACTAACCATTAGCGTATTCTGGTCTTCCTGATACCACAAGTAAAGGCATAATTTGAAACAACTTAAAATAAGTGCCTAttcacaaaatgaaagaaattaagttTGCAAATGAGCCTGATTAAGATGAAAGTGGCTTTTTCCATATGGCTCGGTATAGGGCGTCTTTGACTTCCTTGTTCCGAAGGGTGTAAACTAAAGGGTTCAGTAGAGGGGTGATAAGAGTGTAGGTCACTGAGATGAGTCTGTCCTGCCCCAGCAAGCTCTGGGACTTAGGCTTCAGGTAGATGATTGCAGTGCAGCCATAGTGGATGATGACCACAGTGAGGTGGGAGGCACAGGTGGCAAAGGCTTTCTTCCGACCTTCTGCTGAGGCAATCTTAAGTATGGTGGAGATGATCACAACATAGGAGATGAAGACCACACCCATGGGTAGAATAAGAACACAGACACTGACAACAAAGTTGATAATCTCATTGATAGTGGTATCTGTGCAGGCCAGCTTCAGTAGGGGTCTTACATCACAGAAGAAGTGGGGAATAACAAAGCCATCACAGAAGGGCAGGCTAAACACCGATGTAACCTGGACAATAGCCATGCCTAGGCCAATTCCCAGCGACCCAGATGCCAAGCGGACACAAGCTGCCCTACCCATGATGACTGAATATCTTAGAGggttgcagatggccacataacGGTCATATCCCATGACCATGAGTAGGAAACAATTGTTGATGCCAAAAGTTAGATAAAAGAAGATCTGGACAACACAGTCTTGGAAAGCAATTGTGTGGTAAGGATTGAGAAGGTCAGAAAGCATCCGTGGTATGATGGTCACAGTATAGCAAGTGTCAGAGATGGACAATATGgccaggaagaagtacatgggagtATGGAGGTGATGGTCCAGGTGAATAATAGTCACGATGATCACGTTGCCAGACAGAGTCAGAAAGTACAATGttagaaaaacagcaaaaagggAAAGCCTGTGCTGCCAATTGAAGCTGGAGAAACCTTCAAAGAGGAACTCTGTGACAAAGGTTGCATTTGACTTTAACATTGAGAATACTGTATTTCAGGAAGTCAGACAAAGGAGAGAAAATCGGTAGTGAGTCAAACACAAACTGAACAGGAGTCGGCTGGATCAAGGCCTTCAGAGAACAATATGTCTACCCTGGGCAAGGCTGGGGATGCCAGAGTCTCAAGACTCAGCTACTGGAGAAATGCTCAGTCTTCCTCTTTGAGCTACCTTTCCTCTGGGACTTAAACTAGGCCCATGGGATTGAGAACACAGATGGAGACAAGAAACCAAATAGATCAAAATTAAAAGAGATTTGTAGAAATAGTCTAGCTTCAGTTTCTTGATCATGTGATTATTGAGTCACGTGTTAGTCCCCCTTTAACTTTTATGTAATTTCCTCCACCAATTTCAACAGCGATTGTGCTAGGTTTCTATTCCATTAACAGTGCACAAGGTTTTCATTCACTCAAATATTTTCTAACACttgtatatattaatatttgtttactattttcacaaattcataaaaacttataatttattttatatacacctTAACTTTTAGGATGTGGCATctaattgtatattttaattctattttttaaataattagtgATGTCAACTaactttttgtttgcttacttaAATTCAACCATGACCCTAAAATGTTATCTTTACTTTCATGTTTAATATAAAGCCATACACAATAGCTAACTTACAGAAACAACATGGCAGTCTGTAGACAAAAAATgactaaagaaaactgacatttGAAACAGGTTGCtgttggtacacatctttaatcccagcacttgggagccagaggcaggctaatatctgagttccagaacagccaggtctacacagagaaaccctgtctgaaaaaaaaaaaaacacaataccCAATCCCCCACCAAACCACAAAACAATTGGCATTTATGTAATATGGTGTAGTTCATTCTGAAAGGAAGGAATTCTGAAAGTTGCAGCAATGAGGAGTCATCTAGAGCTTATCATGAAAGCCAAATAAGCAAGACAAGAGGTGAACAATTTTTGGGTGttacttaaaatattcaaaataacatAGATTAAATTT is part of the Cricetulus griseus strain 17A/GY chromosome 5, alternate assembly CriGri-PICRH-1.0, whole genome shotgun sequence genome and encodes:
- the Fcer1a gene encoding high affinity immunoglobulin epsilon receptor subunit alpha; translation: MDVGFSPMQIPVFFCPVNLEIDTNLPFINFAALGVTLTDTQKSVMSLNPPWIRIFTGDKVTLSCHGNNSLQENSTKWFHNGIISKVTTSHWDITSATIQDSGKYVCQKQGLYKSKPVYLEVMRDWLLLQTSADTVLDNESFDIRCYGWKNWSLHKVIYYKNDLAFKYFYESPTISIRNAKLNDSGTYHCTGYLRRLNYTSEKFRITVIKVYKSKYHWLQLIVPLLVVILFAVDTWLLVSTEKQFKLVLKIQKTGKHNKP
- the LOC100774280 gene encoding olfactory receptor 10J3, which codes for MLKSNATFVTEFLFEGFSSFNWQHRLSLFAVFLTLYFLTLSGNVIIVTIIHLDHHLHTPMYFFLAILSISDTCYTVTIIPRMLSDLLNPYHTIAFQDCVVQIFFYLTFGINNCFLLMVMGYDRYVAICNPLRYSVIMGRAACVRLASGSLGIGLGMAIVQVTSVFSLPFCDGFVIPHFFCDVRPLLKLACTDTTINEIINFVVSVCVLILPMGVVFISYVVIISTILKIASAEGRKKAFATCASHLTVVIIHYGCTAIIYLKPKSQSLLGQDRLISVTYTLITPLLNPLVYTLRNKEVKDALYRAIWKKPLSS